The genomic DNA GTCTTCAATACCACATTGTGAGAGTTGGGTATTGGTGATCCCACTTCTCAACTTTAGGGCAAATGTAAAAATATGTGCTAAAATAAGGAACGAAATTTGCTAAAGTTATTGAAAGAATTAGTCAGTGAATTAAATGAATATAATAAATACGAAGACACACATGTTTTATATACGTTTTTTAAATGGCATACAATCGTATGCTATAGTTGGAGTGAATTTTAGTAAAAAGAAAACACTTTCAAGTGTACTGATTCTTTGCTCTCCTAGTCAAAACTGAATATTAAATGAAGTTAACCCATAAATCACCTATTATAATCCAATTTGTGTAACATCATTAAAAAAATGCTTGTGATAGATGGTAGAAAGTCCTTATCACATGTTCCCAACACTTGTTAATATGTTGACAAGACTAAAATTTTTCAGAACCATATTCAAATAAtcgaaaaatgttttaaaattttaatatgTGATCAAGAAAATTGGGTCCCCTTACACGTGAGGCCCAAAGGTAAAACTTATATTTTCTATACATTCGAGTTACACtacctaaataatgcttgaaatGTTAGAATTATAGGCATCTCTCATGCACTCAAGTTTATTTAAGATTAATAAAAGATTTTATTACAACAAATGCAGATCTAACTCATACATCAATTTAGACCCATTACACACTATATTCTTAGTTCAGTACAATAGAAACACAGCAACAATCATTTCactcttttttatttttgcaTAGTAGTAATAACCAGCATTAGAGGCTGCCAGATTGATAATTTTGCATTAATGTTGCATGATCAGTAGGGTTCCAGAAGGCCAGTTTGGTCATGGCAACAAAGGAAAGCAATGTATTTCTCCATCACCCGATGACACTCAGGGCACCGCATGCCTTCAGGGATTCTACCTGCTGCAATCGGAAACTCAAATCGGCAGCAGTTATTTGCTGCGACATGAAGCTTATCATGGTAGTCTTTAAATGATAAATCAAAGCCCCTTGAGGGGATGTGCTCCTTCCAGAGGTCAAAGTCAATAGGGGTTTGCAGCATGGTGGATCCATGACCATTGGTTAGGATCTGTGATCCTCTACAAAGCAAAGCCCATGATCCATCCTTGTCATAGCTGAGTAGTTTCTTGATCTGTAGCATTATGGTGTCTTGATCATCAGCACGTTTGAGTTGGATCTTGGAGAACAACATACTCTCTAATCGGGTCCAGAAGTACCATATCAGGGAGGTGTCTTGCCAGCAGTAACTGAGCTTTTCTACGTTAATGGTGGCAATCGCCCTACGCACATTTTCTCTTTTCTTGCTTTTTCCAACATACGCCATCTCCAATGGAATGCGTGCAGCAGTTGCCATGGCCCTTGCATTGTTTGTGAACTTGCGAATCCACTCAATGTCATCCCCTCCATACAAGAAGATGTATTTGCCTTCACTTGCCTAAAACAAGAAGTACGTCCGTTAGTTAGTTGGAAAATGTTGAGTTACACTAATTAGCTCATGCATAGTTGAGCTTAGGACCGGGCCTGGACCACAGTGGACCTAAGATCAGGATGGGCCTAGGATCAGGCCTGGACAAGACTATGAGTAGGAACAGGCTATAGTTGGAAAATGTTGAGTTAGACTAAGCTCATGCCTGGTTGTGCCTAGGACCGGGCCTGGACTAGACTATGCGTTGGACTAGCCGACTAGGCCAGACCTAAGACTGGGCTGATCCTAGGAACGGCTTGTATCCAGGCCCATCTGTACACCTCTAGTATCCATAGTTAAATGGTGAACTGACCCAATTGAGTATGGTTGGGTCCATGCCGCTGACTAGCAACTCTAGCCGCCAAGTTTCATCCCTCCACAATGCTTCCTCTCTGGCAGTGGTGAAAGGGAAGGCGGTGCTTCCCCAAATCCACATCATGTGGAGTGCATTTGGGCTCAACTCTCTTCCCTGTGGGTCGAGCACAACAAGGATTGGCTTGTTCCTAAAGTGCCACCTGTCTCCAATGGACTTCTTAACCGCCCGATCAACATTTGAAGGGTGGTTGACCGAGTACCATGGCATACCATTCTTCATATCCTCAAACTGTGTGTGCATTGCATCAGTGTACTCAACATACGGGTCCACGATAGGAACCCACACCACATCATACAAAGCATCAACCCTTGAGCCTTGAATACGCGACTCACTGTAAATTTGCTCAAGAATTGACAGCTCATCGCGGGACAAGTCTAGCCCTGATATCAACAACAACACATTCCTTTTCCTCAAAACTTCTAGCCTGACCTGTTTGAGGTCAAAGTTCAACAGGAAATTAGTTGAAGAAAGTTATTAAAGAAAATACAAAATATCCACCAACCCTTTGTTTAGTAGCCCCATCGAAAAGTGGCAGCGGGTCATCCCTGAGATTAAGCAAGATCTTGAGGATTTTCATGTTGTCGATATGGACCGTATCAAAAAGCTGATTAAATGAGTTTCTGAAATCCATCTCCTTCTTCTCTCCTGCATTAATCAATGTGAACATAATTATCTCTATTTTTATAAGATATTTTCATAAAATGTTGATAGCATACCTATAAGACGGTGACATTCTTCAAGTTGTTTCCTGAGAAACTCCAGTAGGTGGTTGATCTTGTGGACTAAGGAAGATAGTTCCCATGACTGCATCTCAGAGGATGATATCCCATACCTGAAATCAGACATAAACTTGTTAATCACTATCTTTTTAGCTAATCTGGATTAGTTTTTATAACGCTAAAGATTATTTACTCATGTCCCATGCTGGTGAGGCTAGTAATCTGTGCCGCACAAGCAATAATCCCTCTAACATTCCAATAAACAGCAGTTGGAACTATGTTTAGTGCTCTGGCCATTGCTGGTACTTCATAACTAATATACATAGATGGAAGTTCCTTAAACTGGATAATGCACTGAGTTAACTCGAGGACCGAGTGAATGAGTCTGTTGAGTGCATCAAATTTAGGCTTCAGTGGCGCCGAATGCTCCATGATCATTGGCACTTGTCTAAGAACAGCCATTGATTTTGCAAGCTGATTTGATGAATAGATTTGAGCCAGAAGCCAGAATTCACCGTAGTTTAGAGCAAAAGCTGCAAGGATCAGTGCCAGCTTGGCGTCCCAGTGGTAGTTCCCTACCGTGTGGAATAGTGAAAGTGCTATCGAGTGTCCATCCCCGCCAGTTAAGCACTTGAATGACATCTGTAACATATTAAAGATTAATTTAATTAGTAATCACATGTTATCTTTAAAGAAATGAGAATATTAGTATAGATGTACAGTTTTTTGATCAAACCTCACAAGCAAGCTTTTCAATTACATGTGACAATAAGTTAAGCATCACAACTGTGTTGGCTTGGTGAGACTTGCCCTGCAGTTTGCCCACATCAGCGTGTGCAACCTTAAAAGAGTTCCAGAACAAGGATCGTTATTAACAGTAATAGTAacagtaatagtaataatagtaaAACTAACAATACCAATGAAGTAGAAGCATCTTCATCGATGGCAGCTTTAATGGTAgcatgtcgaaggatatcttcgACAATGTGGACAAGTGGTTTGACATCAACATCAGTGCCATCAGGGAGATGGGTATCAAGCACTTGCTTCATGATAACATTATCATCTGAAGTACTAAAGATCGAGTTTCCTTCACCTCGGTTCAGCTGCTGCATCGTTGGATTATGCACAGGACCGGTCATCCCGTGTTGCCTTG from Helianthus annuus cultivar XRQ/B chromosome 7, HanXRQr2.0-SUNRISE, whole genome shotgun sequence includes the following:
- the LOC110868668 gene encoding protein SIEVE ELEMENT OCCLUSION B isoform X2, which gives rise to MDQSLSNYTNQTSPSLNPEKRLLTTSNPLTSATNPLTPTTNPFTGAANSAMNQLQQQLPHQQHQRQPLLGRMTSPVAQQQLLGPMTNPVAQQLLGMSPNPMHQQQLMGPKNNQMLNSMMNPMHTPRQHELMGPMHNPMMQQLNRGESNSIFSASDDNVIMKQVLDTHLPDGTEVDVKPLVNIVEEILKHATIKAAIDVDASTSMVAHTDHVGKLEDRSHQTDTVAMLHLLSHTIDKLACEMSFKCLTGGDGHSIALSLFHTVGNYHWDAKLALILAAFALNYGEFWLLAQIYSSNQLAKSMAVLRQVPMIMEHSAPLKPKFDALNRLIHSVLELTQCIIQFKELPSMYISYEVPAMARALNIVPTAVYWNVRGIIACAAQITSLTSMGHEYGISSSEMQSWELSSLVHKINHLLEFLRKQLEECHRLIGEKKEMDFRNSFNQLFDTVHIDNMKILKILLNLRDDPLPLFDGATKQRVRLEVLRKRNVLLLISGLDLSRDELSILEQIYSESRIQGSRVDALYDVVWVPIVDPYVEYTDAMHTQFEDMKNGMPWYSVNHPSNVDRAVKKSIGDRWHFRNKPILVVLDPQGRELSPNALHMMWIWGSTAFPFTTAREEALWRDETWRLELLVSGMDPTILNWASEGKYIFLYGGDDIEWIRKFTNNARAMATAARIPLEMAYVGKSKKRENVRRAIATINVEKLSYCWQDTSLIWYFWTRLESMLFSKIQLKRADDQDTIMLQIKKLLSYDKDGSWALLCRGSQILTNGHGSTMLQTPIDFDLWKEHIPSRGFDLSFKDYHDKLHVAANNCCRFEFPIAAGRIPEGMRCPECHRVMEKYIAFLCCHDQTGLLEPY
- the LOC110868668 gene encoding protein SIEVE ELEMENT OCCLUSION B isoform X3; the protein is MDQTLSNYTNQTSPSSNPEKLLLTATNPLTTATNPFTGVLNSATNQLQQHQKQPLMGPVTNPVAQQLLGMSPNPMHQQQLMGPKNNPMLNSMINPMHAPRQHGMTGPVHNPTMQQLNRGEGNSIFSTSDDNVIMKQVLDTHLPDGTDVDVKPLVHIVEDILRHATIKAAIDEDASTSLVAHADVGKLQGKSHQANTVVMLNLLSHVIEKLACEMSFKCLTGGDGHSIALSLFHTVGNYHWDAKLALILAAFALNYGEFWLLAQIYSSNQLAKSMAVLRQVPMIMEHSAPLKPKFDALNRLIHSVLELTQCIIQFKELPSMYISYEVPAMARALNIVPTAVYWNVRGIIACAAQITSLTSMGHEYGISSSEMQSWELSSLVHKINHLLEFLRKQLEECHRLIGEKKEMDFRNSFNQLFDTVHIDNMKILKILLNLRDDPLPLFDGATKQRVRLEVLRKRNVLLLISGLDLSRDELSILEQIYSESRIQGSRVDALYDVVWVPIVDPYVEYTDAMHTQFEDMKNGMPWYSVNHPSNVDRAVKKSIGDRWHFRNKPILVVLDPQGRELSPNALHMMWIWGSTAFPFTTAREEALWRDETWRLELLVSGMDPTILNWASEGKYIFLYGGDDIEWIRKFTNNARAMATAARIPLEMAYVGKSKKRENVRRAIATINVEKLSYCWQDTSLIWYFWTRLESMLFSKIQLKRADDQDTIMLQIKKLLSYDKDGSWALLCRGSQILTNGHGSTMLQTPIDFDLWKEHIPSRGFDLSFKDYHDKLHVAANNCCRFEFPIAAGRIPEGMRCPECHRVMEKYIAFLCCHDQTGLLEPY